Proteins from a genomic interval of Bradyrhizobium sp. CCGB01:
- a CDS encoding AraC family transcriptional regulator, with protein MHQTGYTRASTLGPIAKVVAAAGGSIERVFRRADLPLALLESPDTLLPLRDHFRLLMVTSRELHDEVFAARLGRQTSMAGLGVYGRWVTQAPTLLEAIHRAGASLPHMLQNATQLVVRRFGGEIHWSYELSDPARDGRQQNEMLAVWYMIAVIRHFAGARWLPGRIILRDLPNRLRYPIVDVMCTDAAVGNAASAIVFDRRLLTAVNPNLKQGDGLSASELGRVFDLPDPEDLPGRLSVLIELELFDRRPTLSRIGDRSGLARRTLQRRLSEGGLSYSDLLRNALQRRAVRLLCQTDRSIRDIASMLGYDDPAHFSRAFERWSGVAPTRWRRLLESQVPPGTNRVARTILDRTE; from the coding sequence ATGCACCAGACCGGCTACACCCGCGCGAGCACGCTTGGTCCGATCGCCAAGGTCGTCGCGGCGGCCGGCGGATCGATCGAGCGAGTCTTTCGCCGCGCCGATCTTCCTCTCGCATTGCTGGAGTCGCCGGACACGCTGTTGCCGCTACGCGATCATTTCCGCCTGTTGATGGTGACCTCTCGGGAATTGCACGACGAAGTCTTTGCGGCCCGGCTTGGCCGCCAGACATCGATGGCGGGCCTCGGCGTTTACGGCAGATGGGTGACCCAGGCCCCGACCTTGCTCGAAGCGATCCATCGCGCCGGAGCCAGCCTGCCGCACATGCTCCAGAACGCCACTCAGCTGGTCGTCCGCCGTTTTGGCGGCGAAATCCACTGGTCATATGAATTGTCCGACCCCGCGCGCGACGGGCGCCAGCAGAACGAGATGCTCGCCGTCTGGTACATGATTGCCGTCATCAGGCATTTTGCCGGCGCCAGGTGGCTGCCGGGCCGGATCATTCTTCGGGACCTGCCGAACCGGCTGCGATATCCGATCGTCGACGTGATGTGTACCGATGCGGCTGTCGGCAATGCCGCCAGCGCGATCGTGTTCGATCGGCGGCTGCTAACGGCCGTCAATCCAAACCTCAAGCAGGGCGACGGGCTGAGCGCGAGCGAGCTCGGACGCGTTTTTGACCTGCCGGATCCAGAAGACCTGCCGGGCCGTCTCTCCGTGCTGATCGAATTGGAGCTGTTCGATCGGCGCCCCACCCTGTCACGCATCGGGGACCGGTCGGGACTCGCGCGACGAACGCTGCAGCGCAGGCTCAGCGAAGGCGGACTGAGCTATAGCGACCTGCTGCGAAACGCACTGCAACGACGGGCGGTGAGACTTCTGTGTCAGACGGACCGGTCAATTCGCGACATTGCATCAATGCTCGGCTATGACGACCCCGCTCATTTCAGCAGGGCTTTCGAGCGTTGGAGCGGTGTTGCTCCCACCCGTTGGCGGCGTCTCCTTGAATCGCAGGTGCCGCCGGGCACAAACCGCGTCGCCAGGACGATCCTGGACCGGACAGAATAG
- a CDS encoding response regulator: MAHRILIVDDESHIREVVRVALRKAGMDVIDARDGKEALARFATDKPDLIVLDIGMPEFDGLDVCREIRKTSDVPILFLSARDEEIDRILGLEIGGDDYVTKPFSPRELVARVNVILRRLSPRNGEAKAGPAALSQGSLLIDPEQHVATFAGTPLKLTAIEFGILRAFLTRPTSVFNREQLMRAAYQLNIQVSDRTIDSHIRNIRAKLAALACENVIETIHGVGFKLGRCEKEA; encoded by the coding sequence TTGGCGCATCGCATTCTCATCGTCGACGACGAGAGCCATATCCGCGAGGTTGTCCGCGTCGCCCTGAGGAAGGCCGGCATGGACGTCATCGACGCCCGCGACGGCAAGGAGGCGCTCGCCCGCTTTGCCACCGACAAGCCCGATCTGATCGTGCTCGACATCGGCATGCCCGAATTCGACGGCCTCGACGTCTGCCGCGAGATCCGCAAGACGTCCGATGTGCCGATCCTGTTCCTGTCGGCGCGCGACGAGGAGATCGACCGCATCCTCGGCCTCGAGATCGGGGGCGACGACTACGTGACGAAGCCGTTCAGCCCGCGCGAGCTGGTGGCGCGGGTCAACGTCATCCTGCGCCGTCTCAGCCCGCGAAATGGCGAGGCCAAGGCCGGGCCGGCCGCGCTGTCGCAAGGCAGCCTGCTGATCGATCCCGAGCAGCACGTCGCGACCTTCGCCGGCACGCCGCTGAAGCTGACCGCGATTGAGTTCGGCATTCTGCGCGCGTTCCTGACCCGGCCGACTTCGGTATTCAATCGCGAGCAGCTGATGCGGGCGGCCTATCAGCTCAACATCCAGGTCTCCGACCGCACCATCGACAGCCACATCCGCAATATCCGCGCCAAGCTCGCGGCGCTGGCCTGCGAGAACGTGATCGAGACCATCCACGGCGTCGGCTTCAAGCTCGGCCGCTGCGAGAAAGAGGCATGA
- a CDS encoding DUF3606 domain-containing protein encodes MADNKAKRGGADRALIALTEKYEVAYWSKKFKVTPAKLKYAVKKVGRSAKKVEAYIKLQKHRASDKSRIALSEAYEVRYWSTKFKITPARLKAAVAAAGHSSRKVEAYLAAQKAAKKKKAKKVAKKTTKKAVKR; translated from the coding sequence ATGGCCGACAACAAGGCAAAGCGGGGCGGGGCCGATCGGGCGCTGATCGCGCTCACCGAGAAGTACGAAGTCGCCTACTGGTCGAAGAAGTTCAAGGTGACGCCGGCCAAGCTGAAATACGCGGTCAAGAAGGTCGGCCGCTCCGCCAAAAAGGTCGAAGCCTACATCAAGCTGCAGAAGCACCGCGCCTCCGACAAGAGCCGGATCGCGCTGAGCGAGGCCTATGAGGTCCGCTACTGGTCGACAAAGTTCAAGATCACACCGGCCAGGCTGAAGGCCGCCGTGGCCGCGGCCGGCCATTCCTCCAGGAAGGTCGAGGCCTATCTCGCGGCCCAGAAGGCAGCGAAGAAGAAAAAGGCCAAGAAGGTCGCCAAGAAGACGACGAAGAAGGCCGTCAAGCGATAG
- a CDS encoding ABC transporter substrate-binding protein, with product MRVTGRLLFVLIAALASLGAMSEQRADQPASDKEIRIGNVMPYSGPLSEFGAIGQAEVAYFDMINARGGINGRKIRFITRDDNSDPATALELTRNLVEKDDVHLMFGSFGTPGNLATRWYLNEKKIPQLFVASGDEELSQAKAFPWTMGWQPSFRSEGRIYANYIQAYYPRKKIVVLWQNDQFGRMLYRGIQEGLGDLNRLVLVDIAFDINDEHLEGHVSILKRAGADIFVFLGVPSTASKVIKLAASLKWRPVFIVNDASASIANAMAPAGLENSAGVISAAFLKDPSDPAWKDDPAMKDWFAFMDKYHHAESTNNSAALYGYAAAEALTQVLKQCGNDFSRENIMRQAASLRDQQPSVALPNIRMNTSPSSYLPIRQMRLVQFDGRSWQPFGEVIETAFTEGAAR from the coding sequence ATGCGCGTCACCGGCAGACTGCTGTTCGTCTTGATTGCCGCTCTCGCCTCGCTGGGGGCGATGTCCGAGCAACGCGCAGACCAACCCGCAAGCGACAAGGAAATCCGCATCGGCAATGTCATGCCGTATTCGGGACCGCTCTCGGAATTCGGCGCCATCGGCCAGGCGGAAGTCGCCTATTTCGACATGATCAACGCGCGCGGCGGCATCAACGGCCGCAAGATCCGCTTCATCACGCGCGACGACAATTCCGATCCCGCGACCGCGCTGGAGCTGACGCGCAATCTGGTCGAGAAGGACGACGTGCACCTGATGTTCGGCTCGTTCGGCACGCCCGGCAATCTCGCCACGCGCTGGTACCTGAACGAGAAGAAGATCCCGCAGCTGTTCGTCGCCTCCGGCGACGAGGAGCTGAGCCAGGCCAAGGCGTTTCCCTGGACCATGGGCTGGCAGCCCTCGTTCCGCTCGGAGGGACGCATCTACGCCAACTACATCCAGGCCTATTATCCCAGGAAGAAGATCGTGGTGCTCTGGCAGAACGACCAGTTCGGGCGCATGCTCTATCGGGGCATCCAGGAAGGCCTTGGCGATCTGAACCGTCTTGTCCTCGTCGACATCGCCTTCGACATCAACGACGAGCATCTCGAAGGGCACGTCTCGATCCTCAAGCGTGCCGGCGCCGATATCTTCGTCTTTCTCGGCGTGCCATCGACGGCGTCCAAGGTGATCAAGCTGGCGGCATCGCTCAAATGGCGCCCGGTCTTCATCGTCAACGATGCCTCCGCCTCGATCGCCAATGCGATGGCGCCCGCGGGCCTGGAGAATTCCGCCGGCGTGATCTCGGCTGCTTTTCTGAAGGATCCGAGCGATCCCGCATGGAAGGACGATCCCGCCATGAAGGACTGGTTCGCCTTCATGGACAAGTATCATCACGCGGAGAGCACCAACAACAGCGCCGCGCTCTACGGCTACGCCGCGGCCGAGGCGCTGACGCAGGTGCTGAAGCAATGCGGCAACGATTTTTCACGCGAGAACATCATGCGTCAGGCGGCCTCACTCAGGGACCAGCAGCCCTCCGTTGCCTTGCCCAACATCAGGATGAATACCTCGCCCAGCAGCTACCTGCCGATCAGGCAGATGCGGCTCGTGCAATTCGACGGGCGGTCGTGGCAACCTTTTGGCGAGGTGATCGAGACGGCGTTCACGGAGGGGGCGGCGCGGTGA
- a CDS encoding flavin monoamine oxidase family protein, with amino-acid sequence MRSLFARLHRRYGPKISGAERQRRVRDKVALQPTPPSIRSPTALRALAVRRPKVAIIGGGFAGLMAASELVAHCEVTLFEARNRFGGRVFSKTKPSGIVEAGGELIGYNHPLWLQYAKRFELGLSVITSDTNFDALELDMPLFLDGHKLSDGQMKLVYHEMDDAFGKLSRWAGRVNPRKPWLANGAKKLDARSIAKWIASLDCSKLTRYAMEEQFSNDAGQPTTEQSFLANLAVVAGGRMKNQIDAFFTQTETLRCSEGNQELAIRLAKDIGDKGASTHLSTPVRAIRIEDEGVILEFSPAENGTTRAAFTADYAVLAIPPSLWPDSPNAKITITPNLPHDYYVTMGTAVKYLSPLTKRFWIGEGLAPTAISNQFGVTWEGTDNQIAPPDRPVELSLFAGADVAAAALKHYQPGNQTQVDAFYAQQIGSVYTGYVKHLAAQPEFMAWPRDEWTAAGYSCPAPGEVCRAGPRLARGFEDRLFFAGEHTCFAYFGYMEGALQSGQTAAAAIIKAIDKQPEAHVSASNGDSVRGSGRLAASKP; translated from the coding sequence ATGCGTTCGCTGTTTGCGCGGCTGCACCGGCGCTACGGGCCCAAAATTTCGGGGGCAGAGCGCCAGCGGCGGGTCAGGGACAAGGTCGCCCTTCAGCCTACCCCGCCCTCGATCCGCTCACCCACCGCGCTCCGCGCGCTGGCGGTGCGACGTCCGAAGGTCGCGATCATCGGCGGCGGCTTCGCCGGCCTGATGGCGGCGTCCGAACTCGTCGCGCATTGCGAGGTGACGCTGTTCGAGGCACGCAACCGCTTCGGCGGCCGGGTTTTCAGCAAGACGAAGCCGAGCGGGATCGTCGAGGCCGGCGGCGAGCTGATCGGCTACAACCATCCGCTCTGGCTGCAATACGCCAAGCGGTTCGAGCTCGGCCTGTCCGTTATCACCTCGGACACGAATTTCGACGCGCTCGAGCTCGACATGCCGCTGTTTCTCGACGGCCACAAGCTTTCCGACGGCCAGATGAAGCTGGTCTATCACGAGATGGACGACGCCTTCGGCAAGCTCAGCCGCTGGGCCGGCAGGGTCAACCCTCGCAAGCCCTGGCTTGCCAACGGTGCAAAGAAACTCGACGCCAGGTCGATTGCGAAGTGGATCGCCAGCCTCGACTGCTCGAAGCTCACCAGATACGCCATGGAGGAGCAATTCTCCAACGACGCCGGCCAGCCGACCACCGAGCAGAGCTTCCTCGCCAATCTGGCCGTCGTCGCCGGTGGGCGGATGAAGAACCAGATCGACGCCTTCTTCACCCAAACCGAGACCCTGCGCTGCTCGGAAGGCAATCAGGAACTCGCCATTCGTCTCGCGAAAGACATAGGGGACAAGGGCGCCAGCACCCATTTGTCGACGCCGGTACGCGCCATCCGCATCGAGGACGAAGGCGTGATCCTGGAATTCAGCCCGGCCGAGAACGGAACCACGCGCGCCGCCTTCACCGCCGATTATGCCGTGCTGGCGATCCCTCCGAGCCTGTGGCCGGACTCACCCAACGCCAAGATCACGATCACGCCCAACCTGCCGCACGACTACTACGTGACGATGGGGACCGCTGTGAAATATCTCAGCCCGCTGACGAAGCGCTTCTGGATCGGCGAGGGCCTCGCCCCGACGGCCATCTCGAACCAGTTCGGTGTCACCTGGGAAGGCACGGACAACCAGATCGCCCCGCCGGACCGCCCGGTCGAACTCAGCCTGTTTGCCGGCGCCGACGTCGCGGCGGCAGCTCTCAAGCACTACCAGCCCGGTAACCAGACGCAGGTCGACGCGTTCTACGCACAGCAGATCGGTAGCGTCTACACTGGCTACGTCAAGCACCTGGCCGCTCAGCCGGAGTTCATGGCCTGGCCGCGCGACGAATGGACCGCCGCCGGCTACTCCTGTCCCGCCCCCGGCGAGGTCTGCCGCGCCGGGCCGCGGCTGGCGAGGGGTTTTGAGGACCGCCTGTTCTTTGCCGGTGAGCACACCTGCTTTGCCTATTTCGGCTACATGGAAGGGGCGCTCCAGTCCGGCCAGACGGCGGCGGCTGCGATCATCAAGGCCATCGACAAGCAGCCTGAAGCGCACGTCTCGGCCAGCAACGGCGATTCTGTCAGAGGCTCCGGGCGCCTTGCGGCATCGAAGCCGTGA
- a CDS encoding alpha-ketoglutarate-dependent dioxygenase AlkB produces the protein MTQLDLFADPAGGPAGLRYTDNFIEAATEQDLIGRIAALPLQRFQFGAFEGNRRVASFGYRYDYSLQRLAEAEPIPDWVLPVARQVEAWAGLTEGSVRQVLCTAYDAGVGIGWHRDKPHFKEILGLSLGSPCKFRFRRRSGDTWARHTLEALPRSLYMMDGEARSQWEHSIPPVEAPRYSITFRTMKRA, from the coding sequence ATGACCCAGCTTGATTTGTTCGCCGACCCGGCAGGAGGCCCAGCCGGCCTTCGCTATACGGACAATTTTATCGAGGCCGCCACTGAACAGGATCTGATCGGCCGCATCGCGGCATTGCCGCTCCAGCGCTTCCAGTTCGGCGCCTTCGAGGGCAACCGCCGGGTGGCGTCCTTCGGCTACCGCTATGATTATTCGCTGCAACGGCTGGCCGAGGCCGAGCCGATCCCGGACTGGGTTCTGCCCGTCGCGCGGCAGGTCGAGGCATGGGCGGGCCTCACTGAGGGCAGCGTGCGGCAGGTGCTGTGCACCGCGTACGACGCCGGCGTTGGCATCGGCTGGCACCGCGACAAGCCGCATTTCAAGGAGATCCTCGGCCTGTCGCTGGGCTCGCCGTGCAAATTCCGCTTCCGCCGCCGCAGCGGCGACACATGGGCGCGCCACACGCTCGAAGCCCTGCCGCGCTCGCTTTACATGATGGACGGCGAGGCGCGCTCGCAATGGGAGCACAGCATCCCGCCGGTCGAGGCACCCCGCTATTCGATCACCTTCAGGACGATGAAGCGGGCGTGA
- a CDS encoding ATP-binding protein, with protein MSAAPDKWRPSLTLVIFTVLATVGVLPLVGLFFFRLYDNQLIRQTQAELIAQSRVLATIYAQEVTARLDGGLTLGAEVPPNVLPDPGDQVTPIRPALDLTANDLLRRRPDAQAAAQPAQPAYVEIGAKLTPIIRETQKVTLAGFRILDPQGVVIAGRQEVGQSLAHIEEVADALHGQYRATLRNRVPDKPPPPIYSFSRGLGVHVFSAMPVIVNNRVAGVIYTTRTPSNIFDHLYQERAKFVLAGLAVILGTIAIGLVFSRTITLPMRELIDRAARIGRGDREAFQPLRHYGTREFAQLSHSFLGMAEQLARRSDYIATFSAHLTHELKSPLTSIKGAAELLQDSYQGKAEGLTPAEQKTFIANILSDTQRLEAMAQRLRELARAESLPQNERTELAPVIADLRSRFPQSAIEASGSLDRPIGMSGEKALIVLSHLTDNAMRHRAGTIRLEAVDARTTLLLTVSNDGEPISAPNRDRIFDAFFTTRRDQGGTGMGLAIARAVMASHGGSIRLKPTDDGAAFELQFPVA; from the coding sequence ATGAGCGCGGCACCCGACAAATGGCGGCCCTCGCTCACCCTCGTGATTTTCACGGTGCTGGCGACCGTCGGCGTGCTGCCGCTGGTCGGCCTGTTCTTCTTCCGCCTCTACGACAACCAGCTGATCCGCCAGACCCAGGCCGAGCTGATCGCGCAGAGCCGCGTGCTGGCGACGATCTATGCGCAGGAGGTCACGGCAAGGCTAGACGGCGGCCTGACCCTCGGCGCCGAGGTGCCGCCGAACGTGCTGCCCGACCCCGGCGACCAGGTTACGCCGATCCGCCCCGCGCTCGACCTCACGGCAAACGACCTGCTCAGGCGGCGGCCGGATGCGCAAGCAGCGGCCCAGCCGGCGCAGCCTGCCTATGTCGAGATCGGCGCAAAGCTGACGCCGATCATCCGCGAGACCCAGAAGGTGACGCTGGCAGGCTTTCGCATTCTCGATCCGCAGGGCGTGGTGATCGCCGGGCGCCAGGAGGTCGGGCAGTCGCTCGCCCATATCGAGGAGGTCGCCGACGCGCTGCACGGGCAATACCGCGCCACCTTGCGCAACCGGGTGCCGGACAAGCCGCCGCCGCCGATCTATTCCTTCAGCCGCGGCCTCGGCGTGCACGTGTTCTCGGCGATGCCCGTGATCGTCAACAACCGCGTTGCGGGGGTGATCTACACCACGCGGACACCGAGCAACATCTTCGACCACCTCTACCAGGAGCGCGCCAAGTTCGTGCTGGCGGGGCTCGCCGTGATCCTCGGCACCATCGCGATCGGCCTCGTGTTCTCGCGCACCATCACGCTGCCGATGCGCGAGCTGATCGATCGCGCCGCGCGGATTGGTCGCGGCGACCGCGAGGCGTTTCAGCCGCTCCGGCATTACGGCACGCGCGAGTTCGCCCAGCTCTCGCACAGCTTCCTCGGCATGGCCGAGCAACTCGCCAGGCGCTCCGACTATATCGCGACGTTCTCGGCTCACCTTACCCACGAGCTGAAGTCACCGCTGACCTCGATCAAGGGCGCCGCCGAGCTGTTGCAGGATTCCTATCAAGGCAAGGCCGAGGGCCTGACGCCGGCCGAGCAGAAGACGTTCATCGCCAACATTCTCTCGGATACTCAACGGCTGGAAGCGATGGCGCAGCGGCTGCGCGAGCTGGCGCGGGCCGAAAGCCTGCCGCAGAACGAGCGCACCGAGCTTGCGCCCGTCATCGCCGACCTCAGAAGCCGGTTTCCGCAGAGCGCAATCGAGGCCAGCGGCAGCCTCGACCGTCCCATCGGCATGTCCGGCGAGAAGGCGCTAATCGTGCTGTCGCATCTCACAGATAACGCGATGCGGCACAGGGCTGGGACAATAAGGCTGGAGGCGGTGGACGCGCGCACCACCCTGCTTCTGACGGTGAGCAATGACGGCGAGCCGATCTCGGCGCCGAACCGCGACAGGATCTTCGATGCGTTCTTCACCACCCGCCGCGACCAGGGAGGGACCGGGATGGGACTGGCAATCGCGCGCGCGGTGATGGCGAGCCATGGCGGCTCGATCAGGCTCAAGCCGACCGACGACGGCGCCGCCTTCGAACTCCAGTTTCCTGTCGCCTAG
- a CDS encoding DUF4153 domain-containing protein produces MTSLATTSTTDIQPIRPSAISTKLAMALVLAALADWLLYGQRMGLSMVIFAIAVACASLLANHATLDFRRATIGGVIIALGLVPAVEELNTLSFLILVAALVIALLLATNPETTGLADRARALRNFLLFGPFRFFPDALQVFNMSAFTRGIALWLMPVVLSTVFVALFAAANPVIEQWVSLLNPKVIFEYVSVWRVLFWALMLALVWPFIQVRWRRRKVAVATEADVAAPPPLPPFVSPEFLGASTILRSLILFNLLFAAQSILDGIYLWGHVALPDNLTYASYAHRGAYPLIATALLAAAFVLVAMRPGGPAEKSKVIRPLVYLWVGQNVLLVASSILRLDLYVDIYMLTYWRIAAFIWMGLVALGLILIVARIVLDRSNEWLVGVNLIALAIVLYGCSLVNFDAFIANYNVAHSREASGKGLLVDINYLLTLGPQALPAIDKAILLRAGNPESCLVSRRDRLVEQQRQDLAWRSWGFRNWRLQHKLDAQATNQPAG; encoded by the coding sequence ATGACGAGCCTGGCGACGACATCGACGACGGACATTCAGCCGATCAGGCCTTCGGCGATTTCGACCAAGCTCGCGATGGCGCTGGTGCTCGCCGCGCTCGCCGACTGGCTCTTGTATGGCCAGCGAATGGGGCTATCGATGGTGATCTTTGCCATCGCGGTCGCCTGCGCCTCGCTGCTTGCCAATCATGCGACGCTGGACTTTCGCCGCGCAACCATCGGAGGCGTAATCATTGCCCTCGGTCTGGTGCCGGCCGTGGAGGAGCTCAACACGCTTTCGTTCCTCATCCTCGTCGCGGCACTGGTCATCGCCCTGCTGCTCGCGACCAATCCGGAGACGACGGGGCTTGCGGACCGCGCCCGCGCGTTGCGAAACTTCCTCTTGTTCGGTCCCTTCAGATTTTTCCCCGACGCGCTCCAGGTCTTCAACATGTCGGCTTTCACCCGCGGCATCGCACTGTGGCTGATGCCGGTGGTGCTGAGCACCGTGTTCGTCGCGCTGTTCGCCGCTGCCAATCCGGTGATCGAGCAATGGGTGTCGCTGCTCAATCCGAAGGTCATCTTCGAGTATGTCAGCGTCTGGCGCGTGCTGTTCTGGGCATTGATGCTGGCGCTGGTCTGGCCGTTCATCCAGGTGCGCTGGCGGCGCAGGAAGGTTGCCGTCGCCACCGAAGCCGACGTCGCAGCGCCGCCCCCGCTTCCGCCCTTCGTCTCGCCGGAATTTCTGGGCGCCTCCACCATTCTGCGCTCGCTGATCCTGTTCAACCTGCTGTTCGCAGCGCAGTCCATTCTCGACGGCATCTATCTCTGGGGCCATGTCGCGCTGCCCGACAATCTGACCTATGCGTCCTATGCGCATCGCGGCGCCTACCCGCTGATCGCAACCGCCCTGCTCGCCGCCGCCTTCGTGCTGGTGGCGATGCGCCCGGGCGGACCGGCCGAGAAATCGAAGGTGATCCGGCCGCTGGTCTATCTCTGGGTCGGGCAGAACGTCCTGCTCGTCGCCTCCTCCATCCTCCGCCTCGATCTCTACGTCGACATCTACATGCTGACCTACTGGCGCATCGCGGCGTTCATCTGGATGGGGCTGGTGGCGCTCGGACTGATCCTGATCGTGGCCCGCATCGTGCTCGACAGGTCCAACGAATGGCTGGTCGGCGTCAATCTGATCGCGCTGGCGATCGTGCTCTATGGCTGCTCGCTGGTGAACTTCGATGCCTTCATCGCCAACTATAATGTCGCCCACAGCCGGGAAGCATCGGGCAAAGGCTTGCTGGTCGACATCAACTATCTGCTGACGCTTGGGCCGCAGGCGCTGCCCGCCATCGACAAGGCCATCCTGCTACGGGCCGGCAACCCCGAGAGCTGCCTTGTGTCGCGCCGCGACCGCCTTGTAGAACAGCAGCGCCAGGATCTGGCCTGGCGGAGCTGGGGCTTCCGGAACTGGCGGCTCCAGCACAAGCTGGACGCGCAGGCGACAAATCAGCCGGCCGGCTGA
- a CDS encoding DUF3047 domain-containing protein produces the protein MLRASALGLVLPFAPALRTAQAAEQGAPPPADVVSGINDIIAKARSPELLVAKAFEINGGDLPWTDLGLDAARGQQVTFLLTGKMWLSRDHDLWFGPGLVFHARTRGLRPIYNPMLDTGTMTVAHDGRIEVARSAAEWTSEDGTLGTPEDIYKKADVKITGIALLWRGDAAVGVKSLLAQGDVGGLLKSELARLQRGGKLPAGWSNLLGFGGGQEVFSQGADGEIICDTTGHVSIIERPLPLSLASRPRLAWRWKIDQLPSVVAEDQAATHDYLSIGVKFEDGQDLTYIWSEHLPEGKVFRCPLPAWNAIETHMIVRSGKADLGSWKEQERDIAADYAAHIGGPAKAISKIWLLAVAPFQRRHGACRYADIKVTTDDKVVHKV, from the coding sequence GTGTTGCGTGCATCGGCACTGGGCCTGGTTCTGCCCTTTGCCCCTGCGTTGCGGACGGCGCAAGCGGCGGAGCAGGGCGCGCCGCCTCCAGCGGATGTGGTGAGCGGCATCAACGATATCATCGCCAAGGCGCGTTCGCCCGAACTGCTCGTCGCCAAGGCTTTCGAGATCAACGGCGGCGATCTCCCATGGACCGATCTCGGTCTCGATGCGGCGCGGGGCCAACAGGTGACGTTCCTGCTGACCGGCAAGATGTGGCTGTCGCGTGACCACGATCTCTGGTTCGGCCCGGGGCTGGTCTTTCACGCGCGCACGCGCGGGCTCCGGCCGATCTACAATCCGATGCTGGACACGGGAACCATGACGGTCGCCCACGATGGACGGATCGAGGTGGCGCGTTCGGCGGCGGAATGGACCAGTGAGGACGGGACACTGGGTACGCCGGAAGACATCTACAAGAAAGCGGACGTCAAGATCACCGGGATAGCGCTGCTGTGGCGCGGCGATGCCGCGGTCGGCGTCAAGAGTCTGCTGGCGCAGGGCGACGTCGGCGGACTGCTCAAGTCCGAGCTTGCGCGTCTTCAGCGTGGCGGCAAGCTGCCGGCGGGCTGGTCGAACCTGCTCGGGTTTGGCGGCGGTCAGGAAGTCTTCAGCCAGGGTGCCGACGGCGAGATCATTTGCGACACCACGGGCCATGTCAGTATCATCGAGAGGCCGCTGCCGCTTTCGCTAGCCTCCCGTCCGCGCCTCGCATGGCGCTGGAAAATCGATCAATTGCCGTCCGTCGTCGCGGAGGATCAGGCCGCGACCCACGATTACCTTTCGATCGGCGTGAAGTTCGAAGACGGGCAGGATCTGACATATATCTGGAGCGAACATCTGCCTGAAGGCAAGGTTTTCCGGTGTCCGTTGCCCGCCTGGAATGCGATCGAGACACATATGATCGTTCGTTCCGGGAAGGCTGACCTCGGAAGCTGGAAAGAGCAGGAACGCGACATCGCAGCAGATTATGCCGCCCATATCGGCGGACCCGCGAAGGCGATCTCGAAAATCTGGCTGCTGGCCGTGGCGCCGTTCCAGCGCCGTCATGGCGCTTGCCGCTACGCCGATATCAAGGTCACCACCGACGACAAAGTCGTGCACAAGGTATAG
- a CDS encoding alpha/beta hydrolase, with amino-acid sequence MKNYLAFFLSLSVTAASAQGPLPARLTVPTDLVRVGLTDNDTTAGGTARLCEQVSFSRGLRYGESEANVLDVATSSETKADTPRPVLLFVAGDTFTGDRGAPDLSREIQDQAMCFAARNGMIGVRVSYRLAPSATWPMGATDVAAALSWVHGNIDLFNGDAREIVAVGYGAGAFHVATLLAHPEFQTDRADVAAVVLVSGIYRAGKDASDSEKAYLGTDATQYDKRSVFPGILNIDAPIVLAWAANDPASLIAQGEILKKTLCGAGHCPRSTLLRSRDSIASAFGLDGSGDSLAEPTLLLVHQLEARGLP; translated from the coding sequence ATGAAGAATTATCTCGCATTTTTTCTAAGCTTGAGCGTGACGGCGGCCTCCGCACAGGGTCCGTTGCCGGCGCGGCTCACAGTGCCGACCGATCTCGTCCGCGTGGGCCTCACCGATAACGACACGACCGCCGGCGGCACCGCACGTTTGTGCGAGCAAGTCTCATTCTCGCGCGGGCTGCGCTACGGCGAGAGCGAGGCCAATGTGCTCGACGTCGCCACCAGCAGCGAGACCAAGGCGGATACGCCCCGGCCCGTGCTGCTGTTCGTGGCGGGCGACACCTTCACCGGCGACCGCGGCGCGCCGGACCTGTCGCGCGAGATCCAGGACCAGGCGATGTGCTTTGCCGCGCGCAACGGCATGATCGGCGTGCGCGTCAGCTATCGCCTTGCGCCCTCGGCGACCTGGCCGATGGGTGCGACCGACGTCGCGGCGGCGCTGTCCTGGGTCCACGGCAATATCGACCTGTTCAACGGCGACGCCCGCGAGATCGTCGCGGTCGGCTACGGCGCCGGCGCCTTCCATGTGGCCACCCTGCTGGCACATCCCGAGTTCCAGACCGACCGCGCCGATGTCGCCGCCGTGGTGCTGGTGTCCGGCATCTACCGCGCCGGCAAGGACGCGAGCGACAGCGAGAAAGCCTATCTCGGCACCGACGCCACCCAATATGACAAGCGGTCGGTCTTTCCCGGCATCCTCAACATCGACGCGCCGATCGTGCTGGCCTGGGCCGCGAACGACCCCGCGAGCCTCATCGCGCAGGGTGAGATCCTGAAGAAGACGCTCTGCGGCGCCGGGCACTGCCCGCGCAGCACATTGCTGCGCAGCCGCGACAGCATCGCGAGCGCCTTCGGCCTCGACGGCTCCGGCGACAGCCTCGCCGAACCGACGCTGCTGCTGGTGCATCAGCTCGAGGCGCGGGGGTTGCCGTAG